CATCATCATTGGGATGCATCGCGGATTATCCTCGGATCGCCCAGAAGGCCAGGTTCAAGCCCGGGAACTGCCCGGCGATGTGGAAGGCGAAACCGCCGGAATTGCTCAACTGCTGCCAGTGTTCGCTGCCCCGGTCCAGCTCGTAATAGGTGCTGCCCGCGTGATAGGGCAATTGGCGTGGCGCCACCGGCAATGGCAGCAGGCCGATGCCCGGCAACTGCAGGTTGACCATGTCGCGGATGTGCTCCACCGAGCCGACTTTGCTCTGCTGGCCAAAGCGTGCGCGCAGGGTTTCGCCCGGCACATCGGCGCGCACCACAAGAATGAAGCTGGCATTGTCGAGCAGGGTCTTGTCGGCCAGCATCGCCACGTGGATACCGTAGGCTTTCTCGACAATCGGGATCGGCGTGGCCTTGCTGTCGATCAGCATCGACAGCGCTTCACGCAGGGCCGCCATCACCGGAGTAAAGCTCAGCGCCAAATCGTCGTGCTGGTACTGCGGGTATTCCTGGGGGCGACGGCCAGAGGTGGAGAATGTCGAAAACTCACCGGCCAGGCTCACCAGCTCGCTGAAGAAACGCTCCGGGTGCAACGGGCTCAACTGGCTCAAATGCTGGATCAGCGGCTGGGCGCGGTTGACCAGTTGCAGCAGCATGAAATCGGCGATCTCCGACGCGCCACCGGCACCCGACGCGACTACACGGCCCGCCAGGGCCTCGCCACGCTGGTGCAGCAGGCCGAGCAGTTCGCTGCGAAATGCCGTCAGCGGTTTGCTCGCGGCCACGTCCAATACCGGCGGTATGTAAGTGTCGTCGAGCACCAGTGCGCGGTCGGCGCGCTTTTCCTTGATGCGCACCAGCCCGATGGCGGCGTAGTCGCTGATACCGTCCTGGGCGGTCAACAAACGCAACGCCCGCGAGCCCACGGCCACCGGCGCGCGGTTTTCGAAGGGCGCGTTGTCGTCGCGCACTTCGCGCACCTGGCTCACATAACGCGCGGCTTCCAACGCCTCGCCTTCGTCCACCGTGTCACGCGCACCGGCACGCTTGAGCGGCAGGGCCAGGTACACCAGACCGTCGCGCAGGTTGTCGTCGATATTCAGTGGACTTGGCGCCAGGTCGTCCTGGGGAATATTGAACGGTGTGCCGTCCGGGAGCAGGCCACGGGCCGACACGATTGCCAGCTTGCCCTGGGCGAGCAGGCCCTGGTCGATCAGCACCTCGGAAAAGCCCCAGGCGCCCGCGGACAGCGGGCGGCTGCGGGCGTCGATCAGGTTTTCCAGGTAACGGTCATGCTGCTGGAAGTGCTGCGTTCCGATGAACATGCCTTCCGACCAGACCACGCGATTGTTCCAGGACATGGGGGCTCCGATTGCTTGTTATTGGGCTGGGCTGGAGGGGGTAGCCACGACGTCGGCGCGCACGGCACGCACATCGAGGCTGATCTGAAATTCGGTGTATTGGCGCGGCGGCACGTTGATAACGGCACGCCACTGCGCACGGTCCAGCTCGCGATAGCCCACCAGCAGGCCGATCTGCCGGGTGGCCGGGTCGAGGTCGCGCTGGACGCTCAGTTGTTGGCCGGGCTGGATCACCACTTCGTCCTGGTCCAGCAGGTCCAGGCCAAGGGTGGATTGCGCACGGTCAGCCAGGGCGAAGTAATCGGAGCGCGCGAACGTCGCGGCGTTTTTCAGCTCGAAAATACGCACCCGCACCGGGGCGGCCTGGCCGTTGGCGCCGGGGTTGAGCCCGGCGATCGCGTGAAAATGCAGCTCGACGGCGGCCGTGTCCGCTTCAGCTTCGGCGGCGGCTTCGGGCTTGACCGCGTCCTTGGCACACGCCGTCAGCAGCAGCGCGGTGGCGGCTGCAAGTAAAAACCTGGGAATCATCCTGCGTCCTCAATGACGTGTTTAGCTATCCGTTCTATCCATCAGTGCGACGCGGTTCAGCGTCGCTGTCGTGCACTGTGCGCTTCGTAGGCCCGGCTGAATTCGCGGCCGAACAGGTCCTGGAAATCTTCCTGGGCCTCGCGGGAAATATTGCTGTAGAGCTCGGTGAACTGCTGCCAGTACTGGGCCTGGCGCGAGCCGTTGAAAAGACTTGAAAGGCCGCCGGGCTTGCCCATGCGTTCTTCCAACTGCGCCGGCTCAAAGCGCAGCAGCAGGTGCTTGAGCGCCGCTTCCACACCCGCCATCACCGCCAATTGGTGAGCGCGCAGGTCGTCGAAGCTGTCACGCACGGCGGCGTCCGGCGCCATGAATGCCGGGTTGCCGTGACGAAGCAGCAGCAGTAACGCTTCGTCGGCATTCGGGGCGAATTTCAACGGATTGTTTTCGGCGGGGCGGATCATGGTCTGCTGCATGCGAAACTCGCCCTTGAGGCTGGCGCGGGCGCGCAACACGTCGATCAGGCCTTCGACCATCAGGCGGTAGCTGCGGCCGATGCTTTCCATCTGGGCGCAGGCATCGGCCCGGTCCAGACGCAACTGATCGAGGCCGGCACCGCGCAGGAAGGCTTGCAAGAGGTCGGCTTGTGGCCGGGCGTCGCCAGCGGGGAGCGCAACCGGCTCGACCACGGGAGGCGGCGCACTGACCGGTGCGGGCGGTGGCGCGGGCGGTGGCGCAACAGGGGCGAGCGGCGCGGGGGCGTCGCCAAGCAGGTCCCAGTCTTCTGGAATGACCGAACCGGGCACCGCCGGGGGTTCGGCCACCGGCACGGCCACCGGAGCCGGCGGACGGAAGTCGTGCTGTTCGGACGGCACATGGTCCGCCACGGTGGGCGGCGGCACGGCAGTGGGGCTGAGGAAGTCGAACAGGTCCGGCAGGGTCTCCATCGACGACGCGCCATGAAACTGCGGCGCGATCATCGGTGTCGGCGCGGGCGGGCTCGCCACCGCGCCCATCAACGCCTCAAAGCTGTTCGGCGAATCACCGGCGAACGGCTGGCTGTCGACGGCCTGCACGTTGAAGTCGATGCGCGCCTGGATTTCGTAATCGCCGATGCGGATCAACTCGCCATTTTGCAGCGGCTCGCTGTTACCCCGGCGCAAACGAATGCCGGCGTTGACCAACTCCACACCATTGGTGCTGTTATCGGTTAAGTAGTAACGCCCATCCTTGTACTGGATAACGCAATGCTGCGAGGAGACCAGGCGTTCCGGGTCGGGCAATACCCAGTCATTTTCCGAACTGCGGCCGATCGCCATCGAGCCCTGGTTCATGGACTTTTCGGCGCACTGCCCTGGGGTAATCTTGTGATAACTAGTGATAGTCAAACACAGCGACATCTTGCCTCCTTGCTGATACATCGCGCGCGGTCGAGACCAGGCCTACGCGTGCCTGAATATCGCCGCCAGGTCGTGGGACCGACCGTCCAAATTCGCATTTGCCAGCATGATCGCTGATCTTATCCGGCTTGCATGACAAAAATCCTCTACGGGCGCAGCGTTCGACCCGTCAGTCGCGCAGGGTTGTTAAACACCGCACATCTGTCACAGAGGGCGAATAGCTTACCTTGACAAGGCATAAGTACTACACCAAAAATGCACAACTTCTTGAACATCAGTGATGGCACGATAGTGGCACGCTGAAACTATGGCCAAGAAAAACATGCAAAGTTCACCGCGCAACTAATTGCATGCAATGCCCGGCATCTAACGGGCTGATAGGGAGATCGAATTCAGTGGATGTGCCGTTGCTGCTCACCGCCGTTTCTGCGACTTCGCCCTGTGGCGAAGACATGGAATATGACGCGCAATTTCTGCAATTGGAACGTGATGCCAGGGGCCAGCCCGAGCGCAGCATGGGCGATTCGATCCTGCCCGCCGAGCCGCCCGAATGGCGCAGCATCCAGCAGCAGAGCCTCGACCTGTTGCAGCGCAGCAAAGACCTGCGCATCACTCATTTCCTGCTGCAAAGCACCCTCGCCCTCCAGGGCGTGGCCGGCCTGGCCGAAGCGCTGACGCTGATCGACGCGTTGCTGCGCGACTACTGGGCCGACCTGCACCCGCGCCTGGATGCCGACGACGATAACGATCCTACCGTGCGCATCAACGCCCTCACCGGCCTGACCTGCGACACCAATATTCGCCTGCTGCGCGAAAGCATCCTCACGCGCTCGCGCACCTTCGGCCCCGTGACCCTGCGCGCGGCGCTCAACGCCAGCGGCCTGTTGAGCTTCCCCGATGAACAGCTCGGTGCCCAGCAACTCAACGCCGCGTTCCTCGACAGCGACCCGGAGCAATTGCAGGCCACCCGCGATGCGCTGATGGCCGCGCGCGCCGCCTGCGACGCCATCGAACAACAGGTCAACGAGCAAGTCGGTTCCGCCCAGGGCGTGGACCTCAGCGCCTTGAAGCAGCCGCTCAAGCAGGCCCTGCAATTGCTCAATCAAGCGGTGCCCGGCGCCGACGGCGGCAGCGAACCCGAGGCCGTCAATGAAGACCATGCCCCCTCGGCAGACTACGCCGCTGCGCCCGCAGCGCCGCGTCCGGTCGGCGATATCGCCAGCCGTGACGACGTGCTGCGCAGCCTCGACAAAATCCTTGCGTATTACACCCGGCACGAGCCTTCAAGCCCGCTGCCGGTGCTGTTGAACCGTGCCAAGAATCTGGTGCATGCCGATTTCGCGGCCATCGTGCGCAATCTGATTCCCGACGGCATGTCCCAATTTGAAAACCTGCGCGGCCCGGACAGCGAATAAGCCGCCGGACCGTGCAGTAACAACACCGTCGCTCAAGCGACCAGGAGCAGCAACGTGGCGAAGCAAAGTTCTCAGAAATTCATCGCGCGCAACCGTGCGCCTCGAGTGCAGATCGAGTACGACGTCGAGCTTTACGGCGCCGAGAAAAAGGTCCAGCTGCCCTTCGTCATGGGCGTGATGGCCGACCTCGCCGGCAAGCCAGCCGAGCCGTTGGCGCCCGTGGCCGACCGCAAGTTCCTTGAAGTGGACGTCGACAACTTCGACTCGCGCCTCAAGGCCATGCAGCCGCGCGTGGCGTTCCACGTCCCCAACGAGCTGACCGGCGAAGGCAACCTGAGCCTGGACATCACCTTCGAAAGCATGGACGACTTCAGCCCTGCCGCCGTGGCGCGCAAGGTCGACTCGTTGAACCAGCTGCTCGAAGCCCGCACCCAACTGGCCAACCTGCTGACCTACATGGACGGCAAGACTGGCGCTGAAGAAATCATCATGAAGGCGATCAAGGACCCGGCACTGCTCCAGGCACTTGCCAGTGCGCCCAAGCCTGCAGGGGACCAGTAATCATGACTGACAATACCGTTCGCGAAGGCGCGCTGAACCTGGGCGCCACCGAAGAAACCAGCGAGTTCGCCTCGCTGTTGATGCAGGAATTCAAGCCCAAGACCGAGCGTGCCCGCGAAGCCGTGGAAACCGCCGTGCGCACCCTCGCCGAACAGGCCCTGGCGCAAACCGACCTGGTGTCCAACGACGCGATCAAATCGATCGAGTCGATCATCGCCGCCATCGACGCCAAGCTGACCGCCCAGGTCAACCAGATCATTCACCACCCGGACTTCCAGCAGCTGGAAAGCGCCTGGCGTGGCCTGCATTACCTGGTCAACAACACCGAAAGCGATGAGCAGCTCAAGATCCGCGTGCTCAACATCGCCAAGCCGGAGCTGCACAAGACCCTGAAGAAATTCAAGGGCACCGCGTGGGACCAGAGCCCGATCTTCAAGAAGATGTACGAAGAAGAATACGGCCAGTTCGGCGGCGAACCCTACGGCTGCCTGGTAGGCGACTATTACTTCGACCAGTCGCCGCCCGATGTGGAACTGCTGGGCGAGCTGTCGAAAGTCTGCGCCGCCATGCACTCGCCGTTCATCGCTGCGGCGTCGCCGACCGTGATGGGCATGGGCTCCTGGCAGGAACTGTCGAACCCGCGCGACCTGACCAAGATCTTCACCACCCCGGAATACGCCGGCTGGCGTTCGCTGCGTGAATCGGAAGACTCGCGCTACATCGGCCTGACCATGCCGCGCTTCCTGGCGCGCCTGCCGTATGGCGCCAAGACCGACCCGGTGGAAGCCTTCGCTTTCGAAGAAAACACCGACGGCGCCGACAGCTCCAAGTACACCTGGGCCAACGCCGCGTACGCGATGGCAGTGAACATCAACCGTTCGTTCAAGCACTACGGCTGGTGCTCGCGTATCCGTGGCATCGAGTCCGGCGGCGAAGTGGAAAACCTGCCGGCGCACACGTTCCCTACCGATGACGGTGGCGTGGACATGAAGTGCCCGACGGAAATCGCCATCAGCGACCGCCGTGAAGCAGAGCTGGCGAAGAACGGTTTCATGCCGCTGCTGCACAAGAAAAACACCGACTTCGCCGCGTTCATCGGCGCCCAGTCGCTGCAGAAACCGGCCGAATACGACGACCCGGACGCCACCGCGAACGCCAACCTGGCCGCGCGCCTGCCGTACCTGTTCGCCACCTGCCGTTTCGCGCATTACTTGAAGTGCATCGTGCGCGACAAGGTCGGCTCCTTCAAAGAGAAGGACGAAATGCAGCGCTGGTTGCAGGACTGGATCCTCAACTACGTCGATGGCGACCCTGCGCACTCCACCGAGACCACCAAGGCCCAGCACCCGTTGGCGGCGGCCGAAGTGATCGTGGAAGAAGTCGAAGGCAACCCGGGGTATTACAACTCCAAGTTCTACCTGCGCCCGCACTACCAGCTTGAAGGGCTGACGGTGTCGTTGCGCCTGGTATCGAAGCTGCCTTCGGCCAAGAGCGCTTAAACCTCGGATGAACTAGCTCTCCTGTGGGAGGGGGCTTGCCCCCGATAGCATCACCTCGGTCTGCCTGATAGACCGAGTTGCCTGCATCGGGGGCAAGCCCCCTCCCACACAAAAGCATTGGCCCTTTTGGGCATAACCAAATTCAGTGGCCCCGGCCACACAGGGAGAAATCATGGCTGTTGATATTTTCATCAAGATCGGCGACATCAAGGGCGAGTCCATGGACAAGGCCCACAAGGACGAAATCGACGTGCTGAACTGGAGCTGGGGCATGGCCCAGTCCGGC
This genomic stretch from Pseudomonas orientalis harbors:
- the tssC gene encoding type VI secretion system contractile sheath large subunit, encoding MTDNTVREGALNLGATEETSEFASLLMQEFKPKTERAREAVETAVRTLAEQALAQTDLVSNDAIKSIESIIAAIDAKLTAQVNQIIHHPDFQQLESAWRGLHYLVNNTESDEQLKIRVLNIAKPELHKTLKKFKGTAWDQSPIFKKMYEEEYGQFGGEPYGCLVGDYYFDQSPPDVELLGELSKVCAAMHSPFIAAASPTVMGMGSWQELSNPRDLTKIFTTPEYAGWRSLRESEDSRYIGLTMPRFLARLPYGAKTDPVEAFAFEENTDGADSSKYTWANAAYAMAVNINRSFKHYGWCSRIRGIESGGEVENLPAHTFPTDDGGVDMKCPTEIAISDRREAELAKNGFMPLLHKKNTDFAAFIGAQSLQKPAEYDDPDATANANLAARLPYLFATCRFAHYLKCIVRDKVGSFKEKDEMQRWLQDWILNYVDGDPAHSTETTKAQHPLAAAEVIVEEVEGNPGYYNSKFYLRPHYQLEGLTVSLRLVSKLPSAKSA
- the tagH gene encoding type VI secretion system-associated FHA domain protein TagH — protein: MSLCLTITSYHKITPGQCAEKSMNQGSMAIGRSSENDWVLPDPERLVSSQHCVIQYKDGRYYLTDNSTNGVELVNAGIRLRRGNSEPLQNGELIRIGDYEIQARIDFNVQAVDSQPFAGDSPNSFEALMGAVASPPAPTPMIAPQFHGASSMETLPDLFDFLSPTAVPPPTVADHVPSEQHDFRPPAPVAVPVAEPPAVPGSVIPEDWDLLGDAPAPLAPVAPPPAPPPAPVSAPPPVVEPVALPAGDARPQADLLQAFLRGAGLDQLRLDRADACAQMESIGRSYRLMVEGLIDVLRARASLKGEFRMQQTMIRPAENNPLKFAPNADEALLLLLRHGNPAFMAPDAAVRDSFDDLRAHQLAVMAGVEAALKHLLLRFEPAQLEERMGKPGGLSSLFNGSRQAQYWQQFTELYSNISREAQEDFQDLFGREFSRAYEAHSARQRR
- the tssB gene encoding type VI secretion system contractile sheath small subunit, which translates into the protein MAKQSSQKFIARNRAPRVQIEYDVELYGAEKKVQLPFVMGVMADLAGKPAEPLAPVADRKFLEVDVDNFDSRLKAMQPRVAFHVPNELTGEGNLSLDITFESMDDFSPAAVARKVDSLNQLLEARTQLANLLTYMDGKTGAEEIIMKAIKDPALLQALASAPKPAGDQ
- the tssA gene encoding type VI secretion system protein TssA, coding for MDVPLLLTAVSATSPCGEDMEYDAQFLQLERDARGQPERSMGDSILPAEPPEWRSIQQQSLDLLQRSKDLRITHFLLQSTLALQGVAGLAEALTLIDALLRDYWADLHPRLDADDDNDPTVRINALTGLTCDTNIRLLRESILTRSRTFGPVTLRAALNASGLLSFPDEQLGAQQLNAAFLDSDPEQLQATRDALMAARAACDAIEQQVNEQVGSAQGVDLSALKQPLKQALQLLNQAVPGADGGSEPEAVNEDHAPSADYAAAPAAPRPVGDIASRDDVLRSLDKILAYYTRHEPSSPLPVLLNRAKNLVHADFAAIVRNLIPDGMSQFENLRGPDSE
- the tssK gene encoding type VI secretion system baseplate subunit TssK — translated: MSWNNRVVWSEGMFIGTQHFQQHDRYLENLIDARSRPLSAGAWGFSEVLIDQGLLAQGKLAIVSARGLLPDGTPFNIPQDDLAPSPLNIDDNLRDGLVYLALPLKRAGARDTVDEGEALEAARYVSQVREVRDDNAPFENRAPVAVGSRALRLLTAQDGISDYAAIGLVRIKEKRADRALVLDDTYIPPVLDVAASKPLTAFRSELLGLLHQRGEALAGRVVASGAGGASEIADFMLLQLVNRAQPLIQHLSQLSPLHPERFFSELVSLAGEFSTFSTSGRRPQEYPQYQHDDLALSFTPVMAALREALSMLIDSKATPIPIVEKAYGIHVAMLADKTLLDNASFILVVRADVPGETLRARFGQQSKVGSVEHIRDMVNLQLPGIGLLPLPVAPRQLPYHAGSTYYELDRGSEHWQQLSNSGGFAFHIAGQFPGLNLAFWAIRG
- the tssJ gene encoding type VI secretion system lipoprotein TssJ, whose protein sequence is MIPRFLLAAATALLLTACAKDAVKPEAAAEAEADTAAVELHFHAIAGLNPGANGQAAPVRVRIFELKNAATFARSDYFALADRAQSTLGLDLLDQDEVVIQPGQQLSVQRDLDPATRQIGLLVGYRELDRAQWRAVINVPPRQYTEFQISLDVRAVRADVVATPSSPAQ